A DNA window from Bacteroidetes bacterium SB0662_bin_6 contains the following coding sequences:
- a CDS encoding alcohol dehydrogenase catalytic domain-containing protein, protein MKVAPGVGHIELRDIPEPDPAPGQVKIRVQAAGICGTDLHIYKAEFPSRPPVVLGHEVAGEIVDAGDDVDHLAPGLRVTTETYFSTCDACRYCRTGRANLCLDRLSIGSAVNGGFTRYVIVPASNIHVLPDNVDFRAGALTEPLACVVHGVSSTPTVSPGDVAVVAGPGAIGLLTLQVIKAAGATVVMLGTDSDGHRLDMARSFGADHIVNVQRDNPSELVAGITPERMGADVVYECSGAGPAAAGLLDLVRRGGRYVQIGLFGKPVAWDLDQVCYKELVVTGSNASVPAAWLRALQLLQTGQVRTKPLITDIREVTEWKQAFEGFERRRGVKTLFIPVD, encoded by the coding sequence ATGAAAGTGGCCCCGGGCGTGGGGCATATCGAACTTCGCGATATCCCCGAACCCGACCCGGCTCCCGGACAGGTCAAGATTCGTGTGCAGGCTGCCGGCATCTGCGGCACGGACCTGCATATATATAAGGCCGAATTTCCATCGCGGCCTCCCGTCGTGCTCGGACACGAAGTGGCAGGGGAAATTGTGGACGCCGGAGACGATGTGGATCATCTTGCGCCGGGTCTTCGCGTGACGACCGAGACCTATTTTTCCACGTGCGATGCATGCCGCTATTGCCGCACCGGGCGCGCCAACCTGTGCCTGGATCGTCTTTCGATCGGCTCCGCGGTCAACGGAGGGTTCACCCGGTACGTGATCGTGCCGGCTTCCAACATCCATGTCCTGCCGGACAATGTGGATTTCCGTGCGGGCGCCCTGACGGAGCCGCTTGCATGCGTGGTCCACGGCGTTTCGAGCACCCCGACCGTGTCCCCCGGCGATGTAGCGGTCGTGGCGGGCCCCGGAGCCATCGGTCTGCTTACATTGCAGGTGATCAAGGCGGCCGGCGCGACGGTGGTTATGCTCGGCACGGACAGCGATGGGCACCGTCTGGATATGGCCCGTTCGTTCGGGGCCGACCACATCGTCAACGTGCAGCGCGATAATCCTTCGGAACTCGTTGCCGGCATTACGCCTGAACGAATGGGGGCCGATGTGGTGTACGAATGCTCGGGTGCGGGACCTGCCGCGGCGGGGTTGCTGGACCTTGTTCGCCGAGGGGGGCGGTATGTGCAGATCGGCCTTTTCGGTAAACCGGTCGCGTGGGACCTTGACCAGGTATGCTACAAGGAGCTTGTCGTGACCGGCAGTAACGCGAGCGTACCCGCCGCCTGGCTGCGCGCGTTGCAGTTGCTGCAAACCGGGCAGGTGCGTACGAAACCGCTCATCACCGATATCCGTGAGGTGACGGAGTGGAAGCAGGCCTTCGAAGGGTTCGAGCGCCGTCGGGGTGTCAAGACGCTCTTCATCCCCGTGGATTGA
- a CDS encoding tagatose 1,6-diphosphate aldolase, with product MGEMRPVRQRYRSHHRDAPCLRERHAHAGRSSFLYRGARGILMGTAFIRADEETRKDENPKDRPAARLAIERHLSRCAGAEGVFTILAIDHRANLAEDMATARGRPVSRQDLLTFKRAAIQGLAGSYSAVLADPDYGFLALENMPADMPGNPESEFGLLAPLEITDYSAHPSRRETKFIENWGVEEIVRSGGNGAKLLLFFHPESARARAQTELVDRIGAQCRACSLPFFLEPVACSLKPDQTLSNEERTQVTVETARHFSQRSVDVLKVPFPLNPDVSPDTWKPALRDLDEACTVPWTLLSGGVSFELFAKQAEAACRAGASGVIAGRAVWGEGVSLEGEALDTFMKTTARKRMETLAALCNRYGTPWHARS from the coding sequence ATGGGAGAAATGCGCCCGGTTCGGCAACGCTACCGGAGCCATCATCGTGACGCGCCATGCCTGCGCGAACGACATGCCCACGCAGGACGAAGCAGTTTCCTTTATCGAGGAGCAAGGGGGATTCTGATGGGGACTGCATTCATTCGGGCAGACGAGGAAACCCGCAAGGACGAAAATCCCAAGGACCGGCCCGCGGCGCGCCTTGCGATCGAGCGGCATTTGAGCCGGTGTGCGGGAGCAGAAGGGGTGTTTACCATACTCGCCATCGATCACCGGGCCAATCTTGCAGAGGATATGGCCACCGCACGGGGCCGCCCTGTAAGCAGACAGGACCTCCTGACATTCAAGCGGGCGGCGATCCAAGGACTTGCCGGTTCGTACAGCGCCGTGCTGGCCGATCCGGATTATGGCTTCCTTGCTCTCGAAAATATGCCCGCGGATATGCCCGGCAACCCCGAAAGCGAATTCGGCCTCCTTGCCCCCCTGGAAATCACCGACTACAGCGCGCATCCAAGCCGCCGGGAAACGAAATTCATCGAAAACTGGGGGGTAGAGGAAATCGTCCGTTCCGGCGGCAATGGGGCCAAACTGCTGTTGTTTTTTCACCCGGAATCCGCGCGAGCCCGCGCGCAAACGGAACTGGTCGACCGGATCGGGGCACAGTGCCGCGCCTGCAGCCTGCCGTTCTTTCTGGAACCGGTGGCCTGCTCGCTCAAACCCGACCAGACCCTTTCCAATGAGGAACGCACACAGGTCACGGTGGAAACCGCACGGCATTTTTCGCAACGCAGCGTGGATGTGCTGAAAGTGCCCTTCCCCCTGAATCCCGATGTGTCCCCGGATACCTGGAAACCGGCGCTCCGGGACCTCGACGAAGCCTGCACGGTCCCGTGGACGCTATTGAGCGGGGGCGTATCGTTCGAATTGTTCGCCAAACAGGCGGAGGCAGCGTGCCGGGCCGGGGCCAGCGGAGTCATTGCGGGGCGGGCCGTCTGGGGCGAGGGGGTGTCATTGGAAGGCGAGGCCCTGGATACTTTCATGAAGACCACTGCCCGCAAGCGTATGGAAACCCTTGCTGCGCTGTGCAACCGGTACGGGACCCCCTGGCATGCCCGGTCGTAA
- a CDS encoding CoA-acylating methylmalonate-semialdehyde dehydrogenase encodes MPPTPLYHYIEGDWRLRRESSLLDVINPATAEPLARVPFSSKEEVDHAVQAAHKAFPAWRATPITERIQHLFRLKQLLEEHVEDLARTITNECGKTFRESLGELRRGIENVEVAIGTPILMQGVNNEDIARGIDEHMIRQPLGVTTAITPFNFPGMIPLWFLPYAVATGNCFILKPSERVPMTSARLFDLIDQCGFPSGVLQLVHGSKDTVDALLDHPLVRAVSFVGSTPVARYIYGRAAASGKRAQCQGGAKNPVVIMPDADMDMTTQIMADSAFGCAGQRCLAASVAVTVGSAGKEFTERIAEAAAARRVGYGLDEDVQMGPVISEQSRQRIEELIETGAKEGARVVVDGRGRQVGGYEDGYFLFPSVLSDIPPASTLSRIEVFGPVLSLSHVETLDEAIRFVNNRPYGNMACIFTSSGAHARQFRYEADAGNIGVNIGVAAPMAFFPFSGWNESFFGDLHAQSRHGVEFYTQTKVVVERWPSEWTRTF; translated from the coding sequence ATGCCTCCCACCCCACTCTATCATTATATCGAAGGCGATTGGCGCCTCCGCCGGGAAAGCTCCCTGCTGGACGTGATCAATCCGGCCACCGCCGAGCCGTTGGCGCGGGTTCCGTTCTCCTCGAAGGAAGAGGTGGACCATGCCGTGCAGGCGGCGCACAAGGCATTCCCTGCATGGCGGGCTACGCCAATCACGGAACGCATACAACACCTTTTCCGACTCAAGCAACTGCTGGAAGAACACGTCGAAGACCTTGCCCGGACCATCACGAACGAATGCGGCAAGACTTTCCGGGAAAGCCTGGGCGAGCTCCGGCGCGGCATCGAAAACGTGGAGGTGGCTATCGGAACGCCCATACTCATGCAGGGCGTGAACAACGAGGACATTGCGCGCGGCATCGACGAGCACATGATCCGGCAACCGCTGGGCGTGACCACCGCCATTACCCCGTTTAATTTTCCGGGCATGATCCCCTTGTGGTTTCTGCCCTACGCCGTCGCTACCGGCAATTGCTTCATCCTGAAGCCGAGCGAACGCGTCCCTATGACCAGCGCCCGGCTATTCGACCTGATCGACCAATGCGGCTTTCCGTCGGGTGTGCTGCAACTCGTGCACGGTAGCAAAGACACGGTGGATGCGCTCCTCGATCATCCGCTGGTGCGCGCCGTGAGTTTCGTAGGATCCACGCCGGTGGCGCGATATATCTACGGCAGGGCGGCCGCTTCGGGTAAACGCGCGCAATGCCAGGGAGGCGCCAAGAACCCGGTGGTGATCATGCCGGATGCGGACATGGACATGACGACGCAGATCATGGCCGACTCCGCGTTCGGGTGCGCCGGACAGCGATGCCTCGCCGCTTCCGTAGCCGTAACGGTAGGAAGCGCAGGCAAGGAATTTACCGAACGAATCGCGGAGGCCGCCGCAGCCCGCCGGGTGGGCTACGGTCTGGACGAGGACGTACAAATGGGGCCCGTGATTTCCGAGCAAAGCAGGCAGCGCATCGAAGAACTCATCGAAACGGGTGCGAAAGAGGGCGCCCGGGTCGTAGTGGACGGGCGGGGCAGGCAAGTCGGAGGCTACGAAGACGGGTATTTTCTTTTCCCCTCCGTGCTTTCGGATATTCCCCCGGCAAGCACGCTGTCCCGGATCGAGGTGTTCGGCCCGGTACTGAGCCTTTCCCATGTCGAGACCCTCGACGAGGCTATCCGGTTCGTAAACAACCGTCCCTACGGAAACATGGCCTGCATCTTCACAAGCAGCGGGGCGCATGCGCGCCAATTCCGCTACGAAGCGGACGCCGGCAACATCGGCGTCAACATCGGCGTGGCCGCCCCGATGGCCTTCTTCCCGTTCAGCGGCTGGAACGAAAGTTTCTTCGGGGACTTGCATGCGCAGTCCCGGCACGGCGTGGAGTTCTACACGCAAACGAAAGTGGTGGTGGAACGCTGGCCGAGCGAATGGACCCGCACCTTCTGA
- a CDS encoding lactate utilization protein, whose translation MHDAAQHAGPVDHSDRAARFNADSEQVTWHDSVLWRIREKRDAVSENVEGWERLRELASQIKEHTLSKLDEYLVEFEACATANGVQVHWASDAEAHNRIVYDLLEARGVRRVVKSKSMLTEECHLNPYLEARGLEVVDTDLGERIVQLREEPPSHLVAPAIHIRREEISVLFHEKLGTPAGSSDPQFLAGAMRQDLRARFLSADAAITGVNFAVAATGGLVVVTNEGNADLGVHLAPVHIACMGIEKLIPQPEHLSVFLRLLSRSATGQPLSIYTSHFHRPAPGGELHIVLVDNGRTRHLAREDFRASLKCIRCGACLNTCPVYRRSGGHSYGATPSGPIGAILAPGRDMKQYAALPFASSLCGSCSDVCPVKIDIHAQLYRWRQVAVREGHISRGKRLGMKMAGWITRRPGRYRLAGRLARSFLRYAPRRLVYTRWNAWGRARELPERPGRSFGEWYAAERGKE comes from the coding sequence ATGCATGACGCTGCACAGCATGCCGGTCCCGTCGATCATTCCGACCGGGCGGCGCGCTTCAATGCCGATAGCGAGCAGGTAACCTGGCACGATTCCGTGCTCTGGCGCATCCGTGAAAAGCGTGATGCGGTTTCGGAGAATGTGGAAGGGTGGGAACGGCTGCGTGAGCTTGCCTCGCAGATCAAGGAACACACGCTGTCGAAACTGGACGAATATCTGGTTGAGTTCGAAGCCTGCGCCACGGCGAACGGCGTGCAGGTCCACTGGGCCTCGGACGCGGAGGCGCACAACCGCATCGTGTACGATTTGCTGGAAGCGCGGGGGGTCCGCCGCGTGGTCAAGAGCAAGTCCATGCTGACGGAGGAATGCCACCTGAACCCGTATCTCGAAGCGCGCGGTCTCGAAGTCGTGGATACGGATCTGGGTGAACGCATCGTGCAGCTCAGGGAGGAGCCTCCCAGTCATCTTGTGGCGCCGGCGATACATATCCGGAGAGAGGAGATTTCCGTACTGTTTCACGAGAAGCTGGGCACGCCCGCAGGATCGTCCGATCCGCAGTTTCTGGCCGGAGCCATGCGCCAGGATCTGCGCGCCCGTTTCCTGAGCGCCGACGCCGCGATCACAGGCGTCAATTTCGCGGTGGCCGCCACCGGCGGGCTGGTGGTGGTGACCAACGAGGGGAATGCGGACCTGGGGGTGCATCTGGCGCCGGTACACATTGCCTGCATGGGCATCGAGAAACTTATTCCGCAACCGGAGCACCTGAGCGTTTTTCTGCGCCTCTTGTCCCGCAGCGCCACCGGGCAGCCTCTTTCCATCTACACGTCGCATTTTCACCGTCCGGCGCCGGGTGGCGAACTCCATATTGTGCTCGTGGACAACGGGCGCACGCGCCATTTGGCGCGGGAGGATTTTCGTGCTTCGCTCAAGTGCATACGGTGCGGGGCGTGCCTGAACACCTGCCCGGTGTACCGGCGCAGCGGGGGTCATAGCTACGGAGCCACGCCATCCGGTCCGATCGGGGCGATTCTGGCGCCCGGCAGGGATATGAAGCAGTACGCTGCGCTCCCGTTCGCCTCGTCGCTGTGCGGTTCGTGCAGCGACGTATGCCCGGTCAAGATCGATATCCATGCCCAGCTCTACCGGTGGCGTCAGGTGGCGGTGCGCGAGGGGCATATTTCCCGGGGCAAACGCCTGGGGATGAAAATGGCCGGATGGATTACCCGGCGGCCGGGCCGGTACCGGCTGGCGGGCCGGTTGGCCCGGAGTTTTCTGCGGTATGCGCCGCGCCGCCTGGTCTACACGCGCTGGAATGCCTGGGGACGGGCGCGGGAGCTTCCGGAACGTCCCGGCCGGTCGTTTGGCGAATGGTATGCCGCGGAGCGGGGGAAGGAATGA
- a CDS encoding (Fe-S)-binding protein, which yields MKVGLFVPCYIDQFYPRVAVATLELLERLGCDVAYPREQTCCGQPMANSGCAEDAEATHRHTAACFREFDYVVGPSGSCVLHLREHVEQTDTVRYYELCQFLVEVLQVDRLHASFSGRVGLHASCHGLRGLRLASSSERREPPFDHVAHLLGMIDGLDLVGLSRPDECCGFGGIFAVQEEAVSVRMGADRLDDHLRHGVEVITGADMSCLMHLDGLIRRRDMPLRVLHVAEILNGSAEAHHA from the coding sequence ATGAAGGTCGGCCTGTTCGTGCCCTGTTATATCGACCAGTTCTACCCGCGGGTGGCGGTCGCGACGCTCGAATTGCTGGAGCGTCTCGGGTGTGACGTGGCGTACCCCCGCGAGCAGACGTGCTGCGGCCAGCCGATGGCGAATTCCGGGTGCGCAGAGGACGCCGAGGCGACGCACCGGCATACTGCCGCCTGCTTCCGGGAATTCGATTACGTGGTAGGGCCTTCGGGGAGTTGCGTGTTGCACCTGAGGGAGCATGTCGAGCAGACGGACACCGTCCGGTATTACGAATTGTGCCAGTTTCTTGTGGAAGTGTTGCAGGTGGACCGCCTGCATGCGTCCTTTTCCGGTCGGGTGGGTCTGCATGCCTCCTGCCATGGGCTCCGGGGGCTGCGCCTGGCAAGTTCGTCAGAGCGCCGCGAGCCGCCGTTCGATCATGTGGCGCATCTTCTGGGCATGATAGACGGGCTGGACCTGGTGGGTCTGAGCCGCCCGGACGAGTGTTGCGGATTCGGAGGGATCTTTGCGGTGCAGGAAGAAGCGGTTTCGGTCCGGATGGGCGCCGATCGCCTCGACGACCACTTGCGGCATGGCGTAGAGGTCATCACAGGCGCCGATATGTCCTGTCTGATGCATCTCGATGGGCTCATCCGCCGGCGGGACATGCCGTTGCGGGTGCTGCATGTGGCCGAGATTCTGAACGGAAGTGCGGAGGCGCATCATGCATGA
- the iolC gene encoding 5-dehydro-2-deoxygluconokinase: MGRLAIDLYADEIGVELSRVRHFSVYAGGCPTNFATGAARLGLRVAMASRIGTDGLSDGLIDFLTKEGVDTRYVVRDPEHLTGLAFLSILPPDTFPLVYYRPDPADMHMTAEDIAPIAFDDANALFVAGTRFSGEPARSATLHAMELARAAGAEIILDIDRRPTLWADLDAFGKHLRNALPLVDIAIGTEDEITAAADRPSVEEAVPVLLDLVQRAVAVKRGERGSEVYTKDGGVHRAAPFSVEILNVLGAGDAWAAGFVYAFLQGWTWEKCARFGNATGAIIVTRHACANDMPTQDEAVSFIEEQGGF, translated from the coding sequence CTGGGGCGGCTGGCGATCGACCTGTACGCCGACGAGATCGGCGTGGAACTGTCCCGCGTACGGCATTTCAGTGTCTATGCCGGGGGATGCCCGACCAACTTTGCCACCGGCGCGGCCCGGCTGGGCCTGCGTGTGGCGATGGCCTCCCGGATCGGCACGGATGGCTTGAGCGACGGCCTGATCGACTTTCTGACGAAAGAAGGCGTCGATACCCGGTATGTCGTCCGCGATCCGGAGCACTTGACCGGGCTGGCTTTTCTGAGCATCCTCCCCCCCGACACGTTCCCGCTCGTGTACTACCGCCCCGATCCGGCCGATATGCACATGACGGCAGAGGATATTGCTCCGATCGCTTTCGACGATGCGAACGCGCTGTTCGTGGCGGGGACCCGGTTCAGCGGCGAGCCCGCCCGAAGCGCCACGCTGCACGCTATGGAGCTCGCCCGCGCGGCAGGCGCCGAAATCATCCTCGATATAGACCGGCGGCCCACGCTCTGGGCGGACCTTGACGCCTTCGGCAAACATCTTCGCAACGCCCTCCCTCTCGTGGACATCGCCATCGGAACCGAGGACGAAATCACCGCCGCGGCCGACCGGCCCAGTGTCGAGGAGGCCGTACCCGTACTGCTCGATCTGGTGCAGCGCGCCGTCGCCGTCAAGCGGGGGGAAAGGGGCTCGGAGGTGTATACCAAAGACGGAGGCGTGCATCGCGCGGCCCCGTTTTCCGTGGAGATACTCAATGTGCTTGGCGCCGGGGACGCCTGGGCCGCCGGATTCGTCTACGCCTTTTTGCAGGGATGGACATGGGAGAAATGCGCCCGGTTCGGCAACGCTACCGGAGCCATCATCGTGACGCGCCATGCCTGCGCGAACGACATGCCCACGCAGGACGAAGCAGTTTCCTTTATCGAGGAGCAAGGGGGATTCTGA